A part of Loxodonta africana isolate mLoxAfr1 chromosome 11, mLoxAfr1.hap2, whole genome shotgun sequence genomic DNA contains:
- the GEMIN7 gene encoding gem-associated protein 7 has translation MQSSPTIPVPVLRLPRGPDGSSRGFAPDGRRALLKPEVPEVQESPVVQESLESQEQRARAILRERYLRSLLAMAGHQVSFTLHEGVHVTARFGATDLDVANFYVSQLQTPIGVQAEALLRCSDIIAYTFKL, from the coding sequence ATGCAGAGTTCACCCACCATTCCTGTGCCTGTGCTCCGGCTGCCCCGGGGCCCTGATGGCTCAAGCCGTGGCTTTGCCCCTGATGGACGCAGGGCCCTTCTGAAGCCAGAGGTTCCTGAAGTCCAGGAGTCTCCCGTAGTTCAAGAATCTCTAGAATCCCAGGAACAGCGAGCTCGAGCCATCCTTCGGGAGCGCTACCTCCGAAGCCTGTTGGCCATGGCGGGTCACCAGGTGAGCTTCACGTTGCACGAGGGTGTGCATGTGACTGCCCGCTTTGGAGCCACTGACCTGGATGTGGCCAACTTCTACGTGTCGCAGCTGCAGACTCCGATAGGTGTGCAGGCTGAGGCGCTGCTCCGATGTAGTGACATTATTGCATACACTTTCAAGCTATGA